Proteins encoded together in one Macadamia integrifolia cultivar HAES 741 chromosome 8, SCU_Mint_v3, whole genome shotgun sequence window:
- the LOC122086736 gene encoding F-box protein CPR1-like → MILQQENSRLDHEEKKREEFRRVCKSWYKLIHDPVFIQSHLQHSIPGLIVNRTLIDRRCIYETYFKDMKNKESTKEDLKFGTKGEIIGSCNGLVFLKTKRTHFSVANLMTKKGVNLPSTTRSGLDFLQLYYGFTYVPEIGIYKLVHLLMYKNTLKCEVLSLGGSGSNAWRCINGSTISLTGEDEKWQFHSSKVVAINGFVHFVGLRLVQSSSVYIVSFDAGAEVLNLIRSPIHYFSMCDPFLELGGVLSLVEATDHSENNTYNVWILKDWLKGTWVKQHTFSVRKPSVEGTLQWVNRSDSAQVLCSLSHGGRKTIIFQIKSSSERVSHIEYDLELNQESEIKFDISSGCPSGFFTYVNSLISPKLL, encoded by the exons ATGATTTTGCAGCAGGAAAACTCAAGACTTGACCATGaggaaaaaaagagggaag AATTCAGAAGGGTTTGCAAGTCATGGTACAAACTAATCCATGACCCTGTTTTCATCCAATCCCACCTTCAACATTCCATTCCTGGATTGATAGTAAATCGAACCCTTATTGATAGAAGGTGTATCTATGAAACATACTTCAAAGATATGAAAAACAAAGAGAGTACAAAAGAAGATTTGAAGTTTGGTACCAAAGGAGAGATCATTGGTAGCTGCAATGGTTTGGTATTCCTAAAAACTAAGAGAACCCACTTTTCTGTGGCAAATTTGATGACTAAAAAAGGGGTGAACCTTCCTTCAACTACTAGGAGTGGGTTAGATTTTTTGCAACTTTATTATGGGTTCACTTATGTTCCTGAAATTGGCATTTATAAGTTGGTGCACCTTCTGATGTATAAGAATACTTTGAAATGTGAGGTGCTGTCTTTGGGGGGTTCTGGTAGCAATGCATGGAGATGTATCAATGGATCTACAATTTCATTGACTGGTGAAGATGAAAAATGGCAATTTCATTCTTCGAAAGTGGTAGCGATAAATGGGTTCGTGCATTTTGTTGGTCTCAGACTTGTTCAATCTTCATCCGTATACATAGTTTCATTTGATGCAGGTGCAGAGGTCCTTAATCTGATCCGATCTCCAATTCATTATTTTTCAATGTGTGATCCTTTCCTAGAACTTGGAGGTGTGTTATCACTTGTTGAAGCTACTGATCATTCTGAAAACAATACATACAATGTATGGATTTTGAAGGATTGGTTGAAGgggacatgggtgaagcaacATACATTCTCAGTAAGGAAACCATCTGTGGAGGGTACCCTACAATGGGTTAACAGATCTGATAGTGCTCAAGTCCTATGTAGCTTATCACATGGAGGAAGAAAAACCATAATCTTTCAAATCAAGTCATCTTCCGAAAGAGTTTCTCACATTGAATATGATCTTGAATTAAATCAAGAGAGTgaaataaaatttgatattAGTAGCGGATGTCCCTCCGGGTTTTTTACTTATGTCAATAGCTTGATCTCTCCCAAGTTGCTATAA